CGCTAGTTTGGTCTGCTGACCTATGTATCGCGATGATGGGGATGATTGCCCATGTGGTGCCGCTTCATGAAGTGTCTGTAGGTGCTTACGCGACAGAGGCCAACGATGTTGCAGCGGTTGCGTAACAAACGCAATTCCCTTTCAAAAACCAAGGTTACTTAGGAAAATCCAACTGCATCATATCATAATGCTCAGGACGCTCAGTCCAGTTATCTTTTACTTTTACGTGTAGAAATAAATGCACTTTGCGATTAAGGGTGGATTCTAATTCTTTGCGGGCGGTTTCGCTGATATGTTTAATTTTAGAACCATGTTTACCAATGATGATTTTTTTCTGGGCATCGCGCAATACATAAATCACCTGACGGATTAACAGGCTGCCGTCGGCTTTTTCTTCAAATTCTTCGGTTTCAATACAGGTTGAATACGGAAGCTCCTGCTCGGTTTCGAGGTAAATTTGCTCACGGGTCATTTCAGCAGCAAGAAATTGAATGGGCGCTGACGAGAAATCATTTTCAGGATATTGCCACGGGCCTGTGGGTGCTTTGGTGCTTAAAAAGTTAACCACATCCTGCACACCATCACCATGAATAGCCGACACCATGAATACCTGTTCAAATAATTTGGTATCATATAATTCCTGGCTGAGTGGCAACAACACCGATGCTTTGATTAAATCGACTTTATTGATAATCACACACGCCGGGCGTTTTTCCTTTTGCAGTGCTTCAATCACGTGCCTGGTTCCGCCACAAATGCCTTTAGAGCCGTCCACCACAAGCGCTACGTAGTCGACTTCATAAAAACCACGCCATGCCTCCTTAACGATCGCACGCTCTAAACGCTGCCTTGGTTTAAAAATACCCGGAGTATCCACAAAAATTAGCTGCGTTGGGCCAGCCATTTTAATACCCATCATGATCGCACGGGTAGTTTGCGGCTTAGGCGAAACAATCGTTACTTTCTGGCCTATCATGGCATTCACCATCGTCGATTTACCAACATTGGGAGCGCCTACCAAGGCAATAAAACCGCAACGCGTTTCGGGTGGATTAGTGTTGTGTGTCGACATGTTCAATCATTCCTAATAAAGCAGCC
This window of the Alphaproteobacteria bacterium genome carries:
- the era gene encoding GTPase Era, producing MSTHNTNPPETRCGFIALVGAPNVGKSTMVNAMIGQKVTIVSPKPQTTRAIMMGIKMAGPTQLIFVDTPGIFKPRQRLERAIVKEAWRGFYEVDYVALVVDGSKGICGGTRHVIEALQKEKRPACVIINKVDLIKASVLLPLSQELYDTKLFEQVFMVSAIHGDGVQDVVNFLSTKAPTGPWQYPENDFSSAPIQFLAAEMTREQIYLETEQELPYSTCIETEEFEEKADGSLLIRQVIYVLRDAQKKIIIGKHGSKIKHISETARKELESTLNRKVHLFLHVKVKDNWTERPEHYDMMQLDFPK